One window from the genome of Cucumis melo cultivar AY chromosome 10, USDA_Cmelo_AY_1.0, whole genome shotgun sequence encodes:
- the PIP1-1 gene encoding aquaporin PIP1-1, giving the protein MEGKEEDVRLGANKFNERQPIGTAAQSQDDAKDYKEPPPAPLFEPEELTSWSFYRAGIAEFFATFLFLYITVLTVMGVVRSKNIEGNTCKTVGIQGIAWAFGGMIFALVYCTAGISGGHINPAVTFGLFLARKLSLTRAIFYMVMQCLGAICGAGVVKGFQPKLYDTLGGGANIVSEGYTKGDGLGAEIVGTFILVYTVFSATDAKRSARDSHVPILAPLPIGFAVFLVHLATIPITGTGINPARSLGAAIIYNNEKAWDDHWIFWVGPFIGAALAALYHQVVIRAIPFKSK; this is encoded by the exons ATGGAAGGGAAGGAGGAAGATGTTAGACTTGGAGCTAACAAATTCAACGAGAGACAGCCGATTGGAACGGCGGCCCAGAGTCAAGATGACGCTAAGGACTACAAGGAGCCACCGCCGGCCCCGTTGTTTGAGCCAGAAGAGCTCACTTCATGGTCCTTCTACAGAGCTGGAATTGCGGAGTTTTTCGCTACTTTCCTCTTCCTCTACATCACCGTTTTGACCGTCATGGGTGTCGTCCGGTCCAAGAATATTGAGGGGAACACGTGTAAGACAGTCGGAATTCAGGGTATTGCTTGGGCATTCGGCGGTATGATTTTTGCTCTGGTTTACTGTACTGCTGGAATTTCCGGTGGGCACATTAACCCGGCGGTGACTTTCGGGCTGTTTCTGGCGAGGAAGCTGTCGTTGACTAGGGCGATTTTCTACATGGTGATGCAGTGCCTTGGTGCCATCTGCGGTGCTGGTGTGGTGAAGGGGTTCCAACCCAAGCTCTACGACACCCTCGGCGGCGGAGCTAACATTGTGAGCGAGGGATACACCAAAGGAGACGGCCTTGGCGCTGAGATTGTTGGTACTTTCATCCTTGTTTACACCGTCTTCTCGGCTACCGATGCTAAACGTAGCGCCAGAGATTCACATGTTCCG ATATTGGCACCATTGCCAATCGGATTTGCAGTGTTCTTAGTTCACTTAGCCACCATTCCGATAACGGGCACCGGCATCAACCCAGCCCGGAGCTTGGGAGCCGCCATTATTTACAACAACGAGAAAGCATGGGATGATCAC TGGATATTCTGGGTGGGACCTTTCATCGGCGCTGCTCTTGCAGCTCTGTACCACCAAGTTGTAATCAGAGCCATCCCTTTCAAGTCCAAGTGA